A DNA window from Luteolibacter luteus contains the following coding sequences:
- a CDS encoding SEC-C metal-binding domain-containing protein codes for MKRGHRVVNGDKELSEKLGRNDPCPCGSSSKFQELLHAHRRLRWCAAGPLLLGSDS; via the coding sequence GTGAAGCGCGGTCACCGGGTGGTCAACGGAGACAAGGAACTCAGTGAAAAGCTCGGCCGGAATGATCCGTGTCCCTGCGGTTCCAGTTCCAAATTTCAAGAACTGTTGCATGCGCACCGGCGACTACGATGGTGCGCTGCGGGACCACTACTTTTAGGGAGTGATTCTTGA